In the Alphaproteobacteria bacterium genome, CGCGGTGGCGAAAGCCGCGAACATCAAGGTCGACTGACTCTGGTTGTCGCAACTACAAAATCAGCGACCTCCGCAGCCACACGCGCATTCGCTTCCTTTTCGGCAGCCCCGCAATATCACCGTCCCCCAAACGGGGGATGACGCCTGGCGGCGTCGCGATGAGGATGGTGCCGTGTTTGCACCATCTTTTGCGCCGGGTTTTGCAAACCCCGATTTGTTGAGCGAATTCGACGTGAATGGCTTCACGATTCTCATGCGCAGCACCCGTGCGGACTGATCCGCGCGCCCGGGTTTCGGCCCGGGCCTTCGCATCATGCAGGTTGCGCGCGCGCCGCCATCGCAGCGGTGGCCGGACGGGTGAGGTGGCGCTCCTTGCAGCGCTGCCACAGGCTCTCCGCCACCAGCGACTTGACGTCGGCGGCGATGCGCTCGCCGACATAGCGGCTGGGCCGGCTCTTGCCGTGCGCCCACCGCCACACCGTGGAGTCGCTGACGCCGACGGAGTCGAGATAGAAGCGGTTGCACTGCTGGTAGTGCCGCGACAGCACGATCAGTCCGGCAAACTTGTCGGCTTCGTCGACCGCGACCTCGGGCCGGCGGTCGTCCAGCCACTCAAGATAAGCCTTGATCTCGCCGATGAGGGCGGTTTCCTCGCTCGTCAGCCCCGCAAGATCCGAGCTTGTGAGCGCCCGAAGCCGGTTCGTCACCGCGGTATCATGCGACATGTCCGGCACCCTCGAGTCACGGCAAACGCTCGTCTTGCACGATGCAATCATATTTGCACAGTGCAAGGATCGGCGCAAGCGCTGCCATTCCTGCGACGCGAGCGCTGAGTCCCAAAGCCACCCGGAGTGATCGCAGATGCCAGGACGCGGTTCGGCTGCCCTCAGGCTCCAGGTGCTGGATGTTCGCTCGTACCGCGACGAGAACGACCTGCATTCGCTGCCGAATGAGATCCGTGACGCCGTGCAGGCGGCGCTGCGGCTGCAATCCTTCTATCAGCGCTGGCGTCACGAACACTTCGTGGTGCGCGACCCCTGGGAAATCCTGCGCCAGATGCAGGGGCATCGCGTCTTCGTCGTCGAGCTCGAAACGCCGCAGGGCCGCGACCAATCTGAAATCGTCGCAGCCTCGATCCTGTGGGACTACGACCTGCCCGTGCTGGTCGGGACGGCGCCGCGGGCCATGCGGTTTCTCGAAGTCGGGACCCAACGCTGCATCCTCAACGGCTTCAACATCCAGCAGATCCTGAATTCGATAAGCCTGATGACGTCGCTGATCCACGATCCGCACGGCATCTACCTGGGCGCGGTCTACGCGGCGAACGACCGCACGATCGACAACATCATCCGGAATATGGATTACGTGCCATGGGACGCCGTGCCCACGGCGTTGACCTGCATGCTGGATCATCGCGCCGGCACCGCGCGCACAGGAAAGCGGATTCGCTTTTTCCGCGCCAACATCGATTCGGTTTTCGCCGCGGCCACATGCATTGCGGATCTCGCCGCTAATCCGATCCGGCCACGCAAGCACAAGCCATCGGCCGAGCAACTGCAGGCCGCGTTGCCCGATTTCGACGAGCTGGAGTTCTACTGCGATACGGCGCTGATCGAGCCGCTGGTGCACTATTCGGAGCGCATCATCGCGCAGCGGCCGGCGGACCTCACCGCACTCCGGACGGCGCTCGAAAATCCGACCGTCAGCGACGATTTCCTGATGTGGGACGATGGGCCGATAGGCGCACAGATTGAGGAGAGCCCGGGTATCTTACTGGCGTTGTGGCGCAGAATTATGCGATTCCCCGGCGGGTGAAAATCGGTCCGGCCGCCCGCACGTTGGTCATTCAAGAGAGATGGAAATCGATGACAGTGGGCCGCGCAGGTAGTAGGTTACGTTAGGTCGGCACATCTCAACGCGCGAGCTCCGCGTGCTCGAAATCGAAGCACTCCAATCGGCCGCCGCGGAATTCACCTCGGCGGCCCTCATCGGCGAGAACTGGGAGAGCGCAATCGAGCGATTGGCGTTCGCCGCCGGTGCGCGCGGTGGTGCCTTGCTGCGCAACAACAAGGACTACAAGGTGGCGAGCGTCATCTGCAGTCCGGAAATCCGCGACCCGGTCAAGAATTTCATTGCCGGACAAATTCCTCTCCCCTCACGCCAGACGCGCCTCGACTTTCGCCATCGCGACGGATTTCGCTTCGACTACGACGACTATTCCGAGGACGATCTGGCGCGCGATCCGTACTATCAGGAGTTTCTTCGTCCGATCGGATTCTTCTGGCACGCCGCTGTCGCGCTCGATGCGGAGGATGGCGAGAACATCGCGATCAGCCTCAAGCGCCCGCTCAAGGCGGGTCCGTATCAGCCGGCGGACGCACGGCTTCTCAACACGATCGTGCCGGAGATGCGCGCCGCGGTGCGCATCGCGCGCCACGTGCTGAGCGCCGAGGGCACCGGCGTGGCGCGCCTGTTGCGGCGGCGCGGGCTGCCGGTATTCGAGCTCGACTTCTGGGGCCGTGTGTTGCGCACACACCTGTTCACCGACAGTTCCGGCGCCCCGGTCCGCGTCTCGCGCGAGCGCCTGGTGGCAACGGACCGGCTGGTGCAGCCCGCGCTGGAGCAGGCTGTCGCGCGAGGCGTCACGCCGCCCGGGTCGCCGGGGGTGGTCGCGTTGTCCGACGCCAACGGCGAGCGCCGCTATCTACAGATCGTGCCGGTCGCCGGACCGGCGCGCGACATCTTTCGTGCGACCGCGGCGGTCGCGGTGCTGATCCCTCATCAGCCGGGCAAACGAAACGCCGCCGACTACCTCGCGATCCGCGATGCGTTCTCGCTGACCGACCGGGAAACCGATGTCGCGCTCATGCTCGCCAACGGGCTGAGCCCGATCGACATCGCAAAGCAGTTGCGCATCCAGGTCGACACGGCGCGCGATCACCTCAAGAGCATCTTCGAGAAGACCGAGACCAATCGCCAGGCCGAGCTCGTCGCGCTCCTGTCCCGCCTGCAGCCTTGATTGCCGTTCGCATCGTCACGCCAAGGGCGCGAGGCGGTTCACCAGCGCGACGAACTCGGCCTGACGATGCGTCCGCGTTTTTGCCAGCACCGACTTGAGCTGCGCCCGCGCGGTATCCACCGAGACGTTGTGCCCGGCCGCGATATCCTGCAGCGATTCCCCGAGCGCGAGGCGCGCCGCAAGCCGCGACTCGGCTTCCGTCAGGCCGAAGGTCTGGCGCAGCACGCCGGTCCGCGGGCGGGGACGTTCATCGAGATCGACGACCAGCAGAATCGACCGCGCCTTGCGCGCGGCCGTGCGTGACAACATCATCTTGCAGGCAACGAGAGGGCGCACAGCGCCCGAGGCGGTCCCGTTCGCCACGATGATCCCGCCTCCCGGATTGGCGAAGTCCTTGCCGAACATCCGGCGCAACACCTTGCTCGGCCAATCCGGCTCGCTCCGGCAGGCGCAATCCTCCTTGAGCTGCCGCCCCAGGATGCGCTCCGCGCAGGCATTGAGCGCGAAGACCGAGCCGGAATCGTCGAGCAGCGCCGCCCCGCAACGCATCTCGTCGAACAGCCACAGTATCGTTTCAACCCGTGTCATGGCGCGCCGCTCCCTTCCAGCGGGCACACCATGCTGTTCAAACGAGAAGGCGGCCTCCCCCAAATGGG is a window encoding:
- a CDS encoding helix-turn-helix transcriptional regulator produces the protein MLEIEALQSAAAEFTSAALIGENWESAIERLAFAAGARGGALLRNNKDYKVASVICSPEIRDPVKNFIAGQIPLPSRQTRLDFRHRDGFRFDYDDYSEDDLARDPYYQEFLRPIGFFWHAAVALDAEDGENIAISLKRPLKAGPYQPADARLLNTIVPEMRAAVRIARHVLSAEGTGVARLLRRRGLPVFELDFWGRVLRTHLFTDSSGAPVRVSRERLVATDRLVQPALEQAVARGVTPPGSPGVVALSDANGERRYLQIVPVAGPARDIFRATAAVAVLIPHQPGKRNAADYLAIRDAFSLTDRETDVALMLANGLSPIDIAKQLRIQVDTARDHLKSIFEKTETNRQAELVALLSRLQP
- a CDS encoding helix-turn-helix transcriptional regulator; this translates as MTRVETILWLFDEMRCGAALLDDSGSVFALNACAERILGRQLKEDCACRSEPDWPSKVLRRMFGKDFANPGGGIIVANGTASGAVRPLVACKMMLSRTAARKARSILLVVDLDERPRPRTGVLRQTFGLTEAESRLAARLALGESLQDIAAGHNVSVDTARAQLKSVLAKTRTHRQAEFVALVNRLAPLA